The DNA segment AACAAACACAGTGTTCTGTTCTTTGATTTACTCAGTGGACATAGAACTGTTCTGTCCATTGGAACAGGACCGAGGTGTGGAGAACAAAACGTCCTGTCCATCTTGTCCCATAAAACACGAAGCAAACTACCtcttagggcctgtttggttggagggaaagggagggattcagcaatctctcctgtgtttggttggctaattagaaaggagggaaaggaagggaaagagagaaagtctgtttggatgggaggggagagaaaggaaaggaaaagattgtatagtgtaaattcaatccctcccaaatcgaacggattgggagggaaaggaaagggagtaagtacaaaagtgttgactgcccacaatacccctccacgttttttttctccctgcctctcaaccttttgactattgagggtattattataaattgtattgtttcctttccattccattcacttttatccaaacaagcttttataatcacctctttccattccattcccttccctttctcttcccttccctttcctttccctccctttccctccatccctttccctccaaccaaacagggcctTAGTGGAGAAAGAAACCACCATCCATGGGTTCAATTCTCAACGTTCTTTATATGCATTGCAGCACAAGAATACCGACTTAAttttggaaggaaaagaaatgcaatggctttctttatttcatctccacagaaggacaaaaaaaatacaGGCCTAATGTTGCGTCGTATGTAAAATCTTTCACATTAGTCATAATCAACAGACCCCTCAAAAAAGTTGTCCTTGCAGGTGCAGCAACAgacaatttctttctttttcctgagACCCTTAATATAACTATAGCTATAAACCTTGCTGCACCTGCATATCAATGATTTCTCACCAAAAATCTTTACAAGAACAAAATCCATCTCTAAAATGATGAAACCTACTCCGATCCCTCACTACTATCTCCCTGTCAAAAATCTTAGCGATGAGCTTCGTTGCAGTATGACAATCAACACACACTCTGAGGTTTTTCACAACCCTTATAGTGGACCCTGCCACTGTATTAATAAGCATGAAAGCAATGGCTATCCTCTCGCTGTGGTAGGCCAGAGCGTTTGCTTTCTCCTCCACATCTATGTCAGCTAAGACATTTGATGTCTGCGGCACGTACCCTTCCAGCTCCAGCCTCTTACCAATCTCATCCAACATCTCGTATATCTCCTTTGTCTGTGGATGTGATCTATCCCCCATGATGAACTCATGAATTGAATTGCGCAGCTCTACGATGCTATGTCCCGGCGACTTCTTCACTCCCTCCCTCAGCATTTTACTTCGGATTCTCTGCACATCAAACCAGCGACCTTCGTTTGCATAGATGTTGGAAAGCAGAACAAAGTCCCCACTGTGGCGCGGTTCGAGCTGCAAGAGCCGAGCCCTTGCAAATTCTCCCAACTCCAACTGCCCATGGATCGCACACGCACCCAGCAAGGTCCGCCAGACAATTGCATTCGGCTCCACCGGCATTTCGACAATAAAATCATGTGCCCGTCTAACTAAGCCTGCTCTTCCTAACAGATCAACCATGCAGCCATAATGCTCAATCTTAGGCACAATCTTGTActgtttcattttctcaaaataacCAAAACCCTCGGCCACCAATCCCGCATGGCTACAGGCACACAGCACCCCAACGAATGTGATGTCAGTAGGCGTCAAACGTTCACTctcaaaatcatcaaacaatgaGATCGCTTCCTCGGCAAAACCATGAACAGCTAAGCTGACAATCATGGTAGTCCATGAGACTACATTCCTTTCAGGCATTTCAACGAACACTTGATATGCATCCCTTATGTTCCCACACTTTCCGTATAAATCGACGAGCGCATTACCTACGTGCAAGTTCTCCGATAGCCCTACTTTTAGTAGGTAGACATGAATCCTTCTACCAAGTGCTAGGGACCCCAGTTCGGCACAAGCAGACAGAATGCTGACCACGGTAAACCCGTCCGGCTTCATACCTTCCATCTCCATCTGGCGGAACAACGTCAGCGCCTCATTTGGTCGTCCGTTTTGGGCAAAACCATTAACCACAGAGTTCCAAGAGACCAGATTCCTTGTAGGCATTTCTCCGAACAGTTGGTAAGCGAGCTCGGCTTGTCCACAAGCAGAATACATGTGAACAAGCGTGTTTTGAACAACAACCAGCGCCTCTAAGCCGTCCTTCAAGCTCTGCCCATGGACGGCTTCTCCCCTTCTGACGTCCAACATCCTGGCACATGCCTTAAGCAGAAACGGGTAGGTGTGGGTGTCTGGTCTTACCTCAGACCCCAGCATCTGGCGGTGAATCCCGATGGCCGACTCTGGGGTTTCACCCTCTGCATGACCCCTGATCATGGTGTTCCATGTGAAGACACTGGGGTATTCAAGCTGGCTGAAAACCAGGGACGCGTAGTTCATGGGTAGGGATAGAGAGACAAGTGTGAAGATGAAATGTTTGCCAAAGTCCGGGTTGCTGGGGTGAACGCCATGTCTCAAGGCAAACGCATGGATCGGCTTCAGCCTGCCTTCGGTGGCGGTGATGCAACAGCCTTGGAGCAAGGCGATGCATTTGTTGATAATAAGCCTGGTGGGGAGCGAGCATATCAGCGTGTAGCGACTGCAGTAGCATCTTGCGGCGACGAACAAGGCGTAGGAACATGAACTCGCCAGTGATGGTGGAGCCGATGGGGATGACGAGGTCGTGAAGAGCAGCTCGCGAGAAGGAAGAAGCATGTGGATTTCCTACGACAACCATTTGGGTATCGACACTCAAAGAGCTTGATTGTCAACTCGGTATGAAGCAAAAGACGGGTGTTGAGCCCGTTACGAAGCGACGAGTAAGCTTTAAGGTGCAAAGCTTCAAGatcaaaatattgaaatatttgatattaatgaaaataataaaaaaatataaaaattgaggAAGAACAATCAAAATGGCATGAAAAGCCAACAGTCGGAGAAACTTTGCTGCTCAGCTTGGCAGCTGATATTTGTTATTGAGCTGGCCCTAAGCCTTCAACAAATTCAAGATAAAGAGCTTGACACTTGAAATCTGATTGgatcatgaaaaaagaaattttatttttcaataaagcGATATTCTATGCATTCTTCATGAATCATCAATAGTTGCATATTAAGTAAAGCAACCAATTAAGATCATGGTTTACATTATTAGTGTCAATGCAAAAGTGTAATGAACATGTGTCACTTTCGTATCCAAATGCTTTGCTTTATTAGAAGATATGCAATAAATGCATATGCATCAGTGTAAAAGGTGTGCAAAAACTTGCATATTCTTCATCGTGGCAAAATCTcgaaaaatctgaaaaaggaGGTCTAAACGCAAGTATAAACATCTTTCACATTTGAAATGCGTGGAAGTCTGAGTTCTTTGCCTTTCGTTGGGATCCTTTGGAAGAAGTATGTCATTCAATGGAGAGCATCATCTAGCGTAGCTGGGGCATAGAGGCCAGAATACAAGCTGCCTGTAATTAGTTTCGCCCCTTTGTAAAGCTGCTTAGTGTCCAAGATTCTTCAGCAAGAagactacattttgttttaCAGGACGGTGTACCTACCGGGGATCATCTTTAAATGCGGAACTCATCTAGCAAATGAGCGTGAACTCCGTTTAAAAGtaagggtgaacaacgagcccagtaactcgaactcggctcgttaaagctcggctcgaactcgagttcgagccagctTTTTTACTcgatgagtcgagctcgagttgatgGTTCAGCTCGTTTATTTatggagtcgagctcgagttcgttTAACGAAGCTCGCTTAACCAAACTCGGCTCGTCAGCTCGAGTTGAGTAATTCTTCCGTGACGCGTCGGCAGCGTCACTTTCCTTTCTTCACCGGCTTTCTCTTCGTTCTTCGTTCTCATGAACCCCCACCGTCATCACTTTCCCATTCTTTGCATCTCTCTTCACCGGCTTTCACCCCCACCGGCGACGATTCTTCAATGCTAAGGTACACCCTTCTACTCTCGGCCTCTCCTATCCCTCTACTCTCCCATTCTATCTTCCCCTCTTtaatctatctctctctctcgttttgccAGAGCCTCTCCCTctactctccccttctctccctccctctctgatCTCACACTCTATCTTTTTCCCTCCCTCCCTGATCTCACACTTTCTCGTTTTGCGTGTTGCCAATGGGAGGCTTTCTGGAACCCTCGCTTGGGCAAGGGTTTTGCCCAAGCGAGGGTTTCACTCCCTCCCTCATTTGGGTGAGGGTATGCCCAAATGTGGAGTTTTAGAAACCCTTGCTTGCATCGTCGTCATCCCAACAACCAACTGCTGGGCATCGGCTCCTCCAATGCCTCTGCAGGCTGCAGCAGCCTGGGTCAAGACCAACATCACCTCCTTCTATTCTGACATCGCCGTCGTCGCCATCACCGTCGGTGATGAGGTCTTCACCACTCTCTCCTCCACAGAACCGGCTCGCCATTGATGCTCAATCTCTATCCCTAATATGTCTTTATGCAAAACAAAGGTGTGGTTCTCCTTGACAATGCTCTGTTCCGGCCAATCAGTCCCACGAAAGAGGAGGTTGATCCCAATACTCTGCTTCACTACAATAAGGTCATCGACGCCATGATCGATTCCTCGTATGCCTCGATGGAGAACCTCAATTTCTCAGATGTGCCCATCTTAATCACAGAGACAGGGTGGCCTTCGAAAGGGGATCCCAACAAGAGCCCTACGCCACCATCAACAATGCCGATGCCTACAACTCCAGCACACAAGTTAATCGAGTTAATGAGTCGAGCTGGAGCTCGACTTtgtataatcgagtcgagctcgagcttgtgttaggcagctcgactcgagttcgagtcgagttcgagctcgagctcaatgaGCCGAGTCGATCTCGAGCTCAATGAGCCGAGTCGatctcgagctgggcaagctcgagctcaactcggctagTGTGCAGCCCTATTTAAAAGCAGAGACAAGTCATTACGTCTTTTTTGGGTGAGACACACAACTTGCACAATCGTCCAAGACAACAATACACCGAGTAATCACAAGGAGAAAAAACCGAAAGTAAAAATGTGACGGCTTTCTTTTATAGGAACAACTGATAGGAGTCTTGCACAAGGGCGAGATCAGCATCCAACTGGCTAAGGCTGGTGAATGGTATTTGAAGGATCTACACTTGATATAAAGGTAACAGTGGAAGcaggaaaaagagaggaacgaaGGAAGACTTTGTGGTCAGTTTCTTCGTTTAGTCAATACAATATGATATAGGAGAATATGCAGTTCTGATTAACCACTTAT comes from the Nymphaea colorata isolate Beijing-Zhang1983 chromosome 14, ASM883128v2, whole genome shotgun sequence genome and includes:
- the LOC116267463 gene encoding pentatricopeptide repeat-containing protein At4g21065 — protein: MLLPSRELLFTTSSSPSAPPSLASSCSYALFVAARCYCSRYTLICSLPTRLIINKCIALLQGCCITATEGRLKPIHAFALRHGVHPSNPDFGKHFIFTLVSLSLPMNYASLVFSQLEYPSVFTWNTMIRGHAEGETPESAIGIHRQMLGSEVRPDTHTYPFLLKACARMLDVRRGEAVHGQSLKDGLEALVVVQNTLVHMYSACGQAELAYQLFGEMPTRNLVSWNSVVNGFAQNGRPNEALTLFRQMEMEGMKPDGFTVVSILSACAELGSLALGRRIHVYLLKVGLSENLHVGNALVDLYGKCGNIRDAYQVFVEMPERNVVSWTTMIVSLAVHGFAEEAISLFDDFESERLTPTDITFVGVLCACSHAGLVAEGFGYFEKMKQYKIVPKIEHYGCMVDLLGRAGLVRRAHDFIVEMPVEPNAIVWRTLLGACAIHGQLELGEFARARLLQLEPRHSGDFVLLSNIYANEGRWFDVQRIRSKMLREGVKKSPGHSIVELRNSIHEFIMGDRSHPQTKEIYEMLDEIGKRLELEGYVPQTSNVLADIDVEEKANALAYHSERIAIAFMLINTVAGSTIRVVKNLRVCVDCHTATKLIAKIFDREIVVRDRSRFHHFRDGFCSCKDFW